Proteins encoded by one window of Paenibacillus sp. DCT19:
- a CDS encoding glycosyltransferase family 2 protein: MAIRYSIIIATYNRAHQLSLTLAAFEAQTYPKHLFEVIVADDGSTDGTKEQVEAFQASYPLTYVSQTEQRGRSAIRNLGLQHAKGSYVIFCDADFLALPEFIRTVRQYHRKHPRAVVSGFPYSFSGSYTHYYPDFSPEEKEHCRAVLAASNLWRPELDAANEIIPLITPADIMHHTDAFSRIAFSSQMPPGVIKQFASTDVAPWMVFVTRCVSVRRSLLKRVGGFNERFVLYGLEDWDLGYRLHRLKVPFYCMKEVVGYHQEHPTHFRGDVLNTENLRIMLETYGLNDSALNLLTVVPPSEDLETYKNTLRVLRRGFRYRATRSSAKLLKRTLRIAAKQFVIQADAQAYKKTLARIQRRANGRKSRTARVLRDMVQRAERI, from the coding sequence ATGGCAATCCGCTACAGTATTATTATTGCAACCTATAACCGGGCTCATCAATTATCACTTACACTGGCGGCTTTTGAGGCGCAGACGTACCCCAAGCATTTATTTGAGGTCATTGTTGCTGATGATGGTTCCACAGATGGCACAAAAGAACAGGTTGAAGCCTTTCAAGCTTCATATCCACTGACTTATGTATCGCAGACAGAACAACGCGGCAGATCTGCTATTCGGAATTTGGGGCTGCAACATGCCAAAGGATCATACGTTATCTTTTGCGATGCTGATTTTCTGGCATTACCCGAGTTTATACGAACCGTGCGACAGTACCATCGCAAACATCCCAGAGCTGTTGTCTCTGGCTTCCCCTATTCCTTCAGTGGTTCATATACCCACTACTATCCGGACTTTTCCCCTGAAGAGAAGGAGCACTGTCGTGCGGTTCTCGCTGCTTCAAACTTATGGCGTCCTGAACTAGATGCTGCGAATGAAATTATCCCGCTGATTACACCAGCAGATATTATGCATCATACAGATGCTTTTTCCCGAATTGCCTTCTCATCTCAAATGCCACCTGGTGTCATCAAGCAATTTGCCAGCACAGATGTGGCTCCCTGGATGGTATTTGTTACTCGGTGTGTATCTGTCCGGCGCAGTCTACTGAAACGGGTTGGAGGATTCAACGAAAGGTTTGTACTTTATGGCCTTGAGGACTGGGATTTAGGCTATAGATTGCACCGCTTGAAAGTACCCTTTTACTGCATGAAAGAAGTCGTGGGCTACCATCAGGAGCATCCAACCCATTTCCGAGGGGATGTGTTAAATACAGAAAACCTTCGCATCATGTTGGAAACTTACGGACTCAATGATTCTGCACTTAACTTACTTACCGTTGTGCCTCCGTCTGAAGATTTGGAAACATACAAAAACACCCTCCGAGTCTTGCGCAGAGGATTTCGGTATAGAGCAACACGTTCTTCAGCAAAGCTGTTAAAGAGAACATTACGAATTGCAGCCAAGCAATTCGTAATCCAAGCGGATGCTCAGGCATACAAAAAAACATTAGCTAGAATACAACGTAGAGCAAATGGCCGGAAAAGCCGAACGGCTCGTGTTTTACGGGATATGGTACAAAGAGCTGAACGAATATAG